A window of the Emys orbicularis isolate rEmyOrb1 chromosome 1, rEmyOrb1.hap1, whole genome shotgun sequence genome harbors these coding sequences:
- the LOC135887593 gene encoding olfactory receptor 52R1-like, whose translation MQETPFCLRVGHLLPYSMSDSNTTDFTNLSTFILLGIPGLEAAHVWISIPFCTMYMIAILGNITILFIVKMEPSLHGSMYYFLCMLAIIDLVLSMSIVPKTLSIFWFNSREIDFSACLTQMYFIHCFSVMGSGIFVAMAFDRYVAICDPLRHSTILTNPMVAKIGLAVVLRGGIVVLPHPLLARRWPYCRTNIIPHSYCEHIAVVKLACADISVSSYYELSVAFLLTGLDVFFITVSYIQILRAIFSLPTKDARLKTFRTCSSHLCVILASYIPPLFSFLTHRFGHNVPLHFHILIANVYLLLPPMLHPIIYGVSTKQIWDRLLQLFNHKGT comes from the coding sequence ATGCAGGAGACACCgttctgcctcagagttggacaccttctcccctactccatgtcagattccaacacaaccgacttcaccaacctctccaccttcatcctgctgggcattcctggacTGGAGGCagcccatgtctggatctccatccccttctgcaccatgtacatgatagccatcttggggaacaTCACCATCCTGTTCATTGTGAAGATGGAGCCGAGCCTCCATGGgtccatgtactatttcctctgcatgctggccatcaTCGACCTGGTCCTGTCTATGTCCATCGTGCCCAAAACGCTGAgtatcttctggttcaattccagggagatcgatttcagtgcctgcctcacccagatgtacttcattcactgcttctCAGTGATGGGGTCTGGGATCTTCGTagccatggcttttgatcgctatgtggccatctgtgatcccctgagacattccaccatcctgacgAACCCCATGGTGGCCAAGATTGGTCTGGCCGTGGTGCTGCGTGGTGGCATAGTTgtactgccccatcccctcctggcGAGGAGGTGGCCATATTGtagaaccaacatcatcccccactcATACTGTGAGCACATAgccgtggtgaagctggcctgcgccGACATCAGCGTCAGTAGTTACTACGAACTCTCTGTGGCATTCTTATTGACGGGTCTGGATGTGTTTTTTATCACTGTGTCCTAtatccagatcctcagggccatcttcagcctTCCTACAAAGGATGCCCGGCTCAAGACTTTTCGGACCTGCAGCTCACACCTCTGTGTCATTTTGGCCTCTTACATCCCACCTCTCTTCTCCTTTCTCACACACCGTTTTGGCCACAATGTGCCCCTGCATTTCCACATTCTTATTGCCAACGTGTACCTTCTGCTGCCCCCCATGCTACACCCCATCATCTATGGTGTGAGCACCAAACAGATCTGGGACAGGCTTCTCCAGCTCTTTAATCATAAAGGGACCTAA
- the LOC135895527 gene encoding olfactory receptor 52R1-like, with the protein MSDSNTTDFKNPSTFILLGIPGLEAAHVWISIPFCAMYAIAILGNITILFIVKMEPSLHKPMYYFLCMLAGTDLVLSTSILPKTLTIFWFNSREIDFSACFTQMYFIHCFAVIESGIFVAMAFDRYVAICDPLRHSTILTNPVVAKIGLAVVLRGIMLILPYPFLGTRWPYCRTNIIPHSYCEHIAVVKLACADISLSSYYGLFVAFLVRGLDMIFIALSYTQILRAIFSLPTKDARLKTFGTCSSHLCVILAFYIPGLFSFLTHRFGHNVPLHYHILIANVYLLVPPMLNPIIYGVSTKTIRDRLLRLFTH; encoded by the coding sequence atgtcagattccaacaccactgacttcaagaacccctccaccttcatcctgctgggcattcctggcctggaggcagcccatgtctggatctccatccccttctgcgcCATGTATgccatagccatcttggggaacaTCACCATTCTGTTCATTGTGAAGATGGAGCCGAGCCTCCATAaacccatgtactatttcctctgcatgctggcaggcACGGACCTGGTCCTATCCACGTCCATTCTGCCCAAAACACTGaccatcttctggttcaattccagggagatcgatttcagtgcctgcttcacccagatgtacttcattcactgcttTGCAGTGATAGAGTCTGGGATCTTCGTGGCtatggcttttgatcgctacgtggccatctgtgatcccctgagacattccaccatcctgacaaacccCGTGGTGGCCAAGATAGGTCTGGCTGTGGTGCTGCGTGGAATCATGCTCATACTGCCCTATCCCTTCCTGGGAACACGGTGGCCATATTGtagaaccaacatcatcccccactcGTACTGTGAGCACATAGCCGTAGTGAAGCTGGCCTGTGCTGACATCAGCCTCAGTAGTTACTACGGCCTCTTTGTGGCATTCTTGGTGAGGGGTCTGGATATGATTTTTATTGCTCTGTCCTACACCCAGATCCTCAGAgccatcttcagcctccccacaaaggacgcccggctcaagacttttgggacctgcagctcccacctctgtgtcatcttagccttttacatcccaggtctcttctccttcctcacgCACCGATTTGGCCACAATGTGCCCCTGCATTACCACATTCTCATTGCCAATGTGTATCTTCTGGTGCCCCCTATGCTAAACCCTATCATCTACGGTGTGAGCACCAAAACGatccgggacaggctgctccGGCTCTTTACTCATTAA